From Myotis daubentonii chromosome 15, mMyoDau2.1, whole genome shotgun sequence, one genomic window encodes:
- the ZC3H4 gene encoding zinc finger CCCH domain-containing protein 4 isoform X4 produces the protein MPPTFRDTSAAVWEDGELEEGELEDDGAEETQDTPGGPERSRKEKGEKHHSDSDEEKSHRRLKRKRKKEREKEKRRSKKRRKSKHKRHASSSDDFSDFSDDSDFSPSEKGHRKYREYSPPYVPSHQQYPPSHSTSLPKKSYSKMDSKGYGMYDDYDNEQYGEYEGDEEEDMGKEDYDDFTKELNQYRRAKEGSSRGRGVHFLNHRAGSRGRGRGYRGRGSRGGSRGRGMGRGGRGRGRGSMGDHPEDEDDFYEDEMDYGESEEPMGDEDYDDYSKELNQYRRSKDSRGRGLNRGRGRGSRGRGKGMGRGRGRGGSRGGMNKGGMNDDDDFYDDDMGDGGGSYRSRDHDKPHQQSDKKGKVICKYFVEGRCTWGDHCNFSHDIELPKKRELCKFYITGFCAKAENCPYMHGDFPCKLYHTTGNCINGDDCMFSHDPLTEETRELLDKMLADDAEAGAEDEKEVEELKKQGINPLPKPPPGVGLLPTPPRPPGPPAPTSPNGRPMQGGPPPPPPPPPPPPGPPQMPMPVHEPLSPQQLQQQQDMYNKKIPSLFEIVVRPTGQLAEKLGVRFPGPGGPPGPMGPGPNMGPPGPMGGPMHPDMHPDMHPDMHPDMHPDMHPDMPMGPGMNPGPPMGPGGPPMMPYGPGDSPHSGMMPPIPPAQNFYENFYQQQEGMEMEPGLMGDAEDYGHYEELPGEPGEHLFPEHPLEPDSFSEGGPAGRPKPGAGVPDFLPSAQRALYLRIQQKQQEEEERARRLAESSKQDRENEEGDTGNWYSSDEDDGGSSVTSILKTLRQQTSNRPPASVGELSSSGLGDPRLQKGHPTGGRLADPRLSRDPRLTRHTEASSGSGPGDTGPSDPRLARSLPAPKPEGGLHSSPAGPSGSKGSGPPPAEEEEGERALREKAVNIPLDPLPGHPLRDPRSQLQQFSHIKKDVTLSKPSFARTVLWNPEDLIPLPVPKQDIVPPVPAALQAMPALDPRLHRASTVGPSNPRQRSGTSTDPGSSGSSLPDFELLSRILKTVSATGPSAAPGPSDKPSDPRVRKAPADPRLQKPADSAAPSRAAKPGSAEAPPPAASPSGESSPPATAPYDPRVLAAGGLGQGSGSGQSSVLSGISLYDPRTPNAGGKAAEPAADGAAQPKGAEGNGKSSAAKAKEPPFVRKSALEQPEPGKAGADGGSSTATDRYNSYNRPRPKAAAAPAAGTPPPEGAPPQPQPGVHNLPVPTLFGTVKQAPKTGSSSPFAGNSPAREGEQDAGSLKDVFKGFDPTASPFCQ, from the exons ATGCCACCCACATTCAGAGACACAAGTGCAGCAGTTTG GGAAGATGGTGAGTTGGAAGAAGGTGAACTGGAGGATGATGGGGCAGAGGAGACCCAGGACACCCCTGGAGGCCCTGAGAGGAGCCGGAAAGAAAAAGGGGAGAAGCACCACAGCGATTCGGACGAGGAAAAGTCTCACAGGAGGCTGAAACGGAAGCGGAAGAAAGAgcgggagaaagagaagagaagatcGAAAAAGAGGAGGAAATCTAAGCACAAG CGCCATGCATCCTCCAGCGATGATTTCTCCGACTTCTCTGATGACTCCGATTTCAGCCCCAGCGAGAAGGGGCACCGCAAGTACAGAGAGTACAGCCCCCCGTACGTGCCG tcccaccagcagtaccCCCCGTCACACAGCACGTCCCTGCCCAAGAAGTCCTACTCCAAGATGGACAGCAAAGGCTACGGCATGTACGACGACTATGATAACGAGCAGTACGGGGAGTATGAGGGCGACGAGGAAGAGGATATGGGCAAGGAGGACTACGACGACTTCACCAAAGAGCTGAACCAGTACCGGCGTGCCAAGGAGGGCAGCAGTCGGGGCCGAG GCGTTCACTTTCTGAATCACCGTGCAGGCAGTCGAGGCCGTGGCAGGGGCTACCGGGGCCGAGGAAGCCGCGGAGGGTCTCGGGGCCGAGGCATGGGCCGGGGCGGCCgaggcaggggcagaggctcCATGGGAGACCACCCAGAAGACGAAGACGACTTTTATGAAGATGAGATGGAT TATGGAGAAAGTGAGGAGCCAATGGGAGACGAGGATTACGACGACTATTCCAAGGAGCTAAACCAGTACCGCCGGTCCAAGGATAGCCGAGGACGAG GGTTAAATCGAGGCCGTGGCCGGGGTTCCCGAGGCCGAGGCAAAGGGATGGGCCGTGGCCGAGGTCGAGGTGGCAGCCGAGGAGGGATGAACAAGGGCGGGATGAACGATGATGACGACTTCTATGATGATGACATGGGC GATGGCGGCGGAAGCTACCGGAGCCGTGACCATGACAAGCCCCATCAACAGTCTGACAAGAAAGGCAAAGTCATCTGCAAATACTTCGTGGAGGGACGGTGCACATGG GGAGACCACTGTAACTTCAGCCATGACATCGAGCTACCAAAGAAGCGAGAGCTGTGCAAGTTTTACATCACCGGGTTTTGTGCCAAAGCCGAGAACTGCCCCTACATGCACG GCGATTTTCCGTGTAAGTTATACCACACGACTGGGAACTGCATCAATGGTGACGACTGCATGTTTTCCCACGACCCTCTGACCGAGGAGACAAGAGAGCTCTTGGATAAG ATGTTGGCTGACGATGCGGAAGCGGGCGCCGAGGACGAGAAGGAAGTTGAGGAACTGAAGAAGCAGGGCATCAACCCCCTGCCCAAACCACCCCCCGGGGtgggcctcctgcccactccgcctcggccccccggcccccctgcccccacctctcccaACGGCAGGCCCATGCAGggcggccccccgcccccacccccacctcctcctccgccCCCCGGACCCCCGCAGATGCCCATGCCAGTGCACGAGCCGCTGTCcccccagcagctgcagcagcagcaggacatGTACAACAAGAAGATCCCCTCCTTGTTTGAGATCGTGGTACGGCCCACAGGACAGCTGGCTGAGAAGCTGGGTGTGAG GTTCCCTGGACCTGGAGGACCCCCCGGGCCGATGGGCCCTGGGCCCAATATGGGACCCCCGGGGCCAATGGGGGGCCCAATGCATCCCGACATGCACCCCGACATGCACCCGGACATGCATCCCGACATGCACCCCGACATGCACCCCGACATGCCGATGGGCCCTGGCATGAACCCTGGCCCGCCCATGGGACCTGGTGGCCCCCCAATGATGCCTTATGGCCCTGGAGACTCCCCGCATTCTGGAATGATGCCCCCCATCCCACCAGCCCAGAACTTCTATGAGAACTTTTACCAGCAGCAGGAAGGCATGGAGATGGAGCCGGGACTCATGGGGGACGCAG AGGACTACGGGCACTACGAAGAGCTGCCGGGGGAGCCTGGGGAGCACCTCTTCCCCGAGCACCCTCTGGAGCCCGACAGCTTCTCTGAGGGAGGGCCCGCAGGCCGGCCGAAGCCGGGCGCCGGTGTCCCCGACTTCCTGCCCTCAGCCCAGAGGGCCCTGTACCTGAGGATCcagcagaagcagcaggaggaggaggagagagcgaGGAGGCTGGCTGAGAGCAGCAAGCAGGACCGGGAGAATGAGGAAG GTGACACTGGGAACTGGTACTCAAGTGACGAGGACGACGGTGGGAGCAGCGTCACCTCCATCCTTAAGACCCTCAGGCAGCAGACGTCCAACCGACCCCCGGCTTCTGTCGGGGAGCTGAGCAGCAGTGGGCTGGGGGATCCCCGCCTCCAGAAGGGACACCCCACAGGAGGCCGGCTGGCTGACCCCCGCCTCAGCCGGGACCCCAGGCTCACCCGCCACACTGAGGCCTCCAGCGGGTCAGGCCCCGGCGACACGGGGCCCTCCGACCCTCGGCTGGCTCgctccctgcctgcccctaaGCCCGAAGGCGGCCTTCATTCCAGCCCCGCGGGCCCCAGCGGCTCCAAGGGGTCTGGGCCACCCCCtgcagaagaggaggaaggggagcggGCCCTGCGGGAGAAGGCCGTGAACATTCCCCTGGACCCCCTCCCCGGGCACCCGCTGCGGGACCCGCGGTCGCAGCTGCAGCAGTTCAGCCACATCAAGAAGGATGTGACCCTGAGCAAGCCGAGCTTCGCCCGCACCGTGCTGTGGAACCCCGAGGACCTGATCCCCCTGCCCGTCCCCAAGCAGGATATCGTGCCCCCCGTCCCTGCGGCCTTGCAGGCCATGCCTGCCCTGGACCCCAGGCTGCATCGGGCCTCCACTGTGGGTCCCTCCAACCCCCGACAGCGCTCAGGCACCTCCACGGACCCCGGCTCATCCGGCTCCAGCCTGCCTGACTTCGAGCTCCTCTCTCGAATCCTCAAGACTGTCAGTGCCACTGGCCCCTCTGCTGCCCCCGGCCCCAGCGACAAGCCCAGCGACCCCCGGGTGCGGAAGGCGCCCGCTGACCCTCGGCTGCAGAAACCAGCAGACTCTGCCGCCCCCTCCCGCGCCGCCAAGCCTGGCTCTGCCGAAGCGCCCCCTCCAGCCGCCAGCCCCAGTGGGGAGTCCTCTCCCCCGGCCACCGCCCCCTATGACCCCCGCGTGCTGGCGGCTggtgggctgggccagggcagcgggAGCGGGCAGAGCAGCGTGCTGAGCGGCATCAGCCTCTACGACCCCAGGACTCCCAATGCAGGTGGTAAAGCTGCAGAGCCTGCTGCCGACGGGGCTGCCCAGCCCAAGGGCGCCGAGGGCAACGGCAAGAGCTCGGCGGCCAAGGCCAAGGAGCCCCCGTTTGTCCGGAAGTCTGCCCTGGAACAGCCCGAACCAGGGAAGGCCGGTGCGGACGGGGGCTCCAGCACAGCCACGGACCGATACAACAGCTACAACCGGCCCCGGCCCAAGGCTgctgccgcccccgccgccggcACCCCCCCTCCAGAGGGCgcgccaccccagccccagcccggcgTGCACAACCTGCCAGTGCCCACCCTCTTCGGGACCGTGAAGCAGGCGCCGAAGACGGGCTCCAGTAGCCCGTTCGCTGGCAACAGCCCCGCCCGAGAGGGCGAGCAGGACGCGGGGTCCCTGAAGGATGTTTTTAAAGGCTTTGACCCCACCGCCTCCCCCTTTTGCCAGTAG
- the ZC3H4 gene encoding zinc finger CCCH domain-containing protein 4 isoform X5 gives MSYNGLGWEDGELEEGELEDDGAEETQDTPGGPERSRKEKGEKHHSDSDEEKSHRRLKRKRKKEREKEKRRSKKRRKSKHKRHASSSDDFSDFSDDSDFSPSEKGHRKYREYSPPYVPSHQQYPPSHSTSLPKKSYSKMDSKGYGMYDDYDNEQYGEYEGDEEEDMGKEDYDDFTKELNQYRRAKEGSSRGRGVHFLNHRAGSRGRGRGYRGRGSRGGSRGRGMGRGGRGRGRGSMGDHPEDEDDFYEDEMDYGESEEPMGDEDYDDYSKELNQYRRSKDSRGRGLNRGRGRGSRGRGKGMGRGRGRGGSRGGMNKGGMNDDDDFYDDDMGDGGGSYRSRDHDKPHQQSDKKGKVICKYFVEGRCTWGDHCNFSHDIELPKKRELCKFYITGFCAKAENCPYMHGDFPCKLYHTTGNCINGDDCMFSHDPLTEETRELLDKMLADDAEAGAEDEKEVEELKKQGINPLPKPPPGVGLLPTPPRPPGPPAPTSPNGRPMQGGPPPPPPPPPPPPGPPQMPMPVHEPLSPQQLQQQQDMYNKKIPSLFEIVVRPTGQLAEKLGVRFPGPGGPPGPMGPGPNMGPPGPMGGPMHPDMHPDMHPDMHPDMHPDMHPDMPMGPGMNPGPPMGPGGPPMMPYGPGDSPHSGMMPPIPPAQNFYENFYQQQEGMEMEPGLMGDAEDYGHYEELPGEPGEHLFPEHPLEPDSFSEGGPAGRPKPGAGVPDFLPSAQRALYLRIQQKQQEEEERARRLAESSKQDRENEEGDTGNWYSSDEDDGGSSVTSILKTLRQQTSNRPPASVGELSSSGLGDPRLQKGHPTGGRLADPRLSRDPRLTRHTEASSGSGPGDTGPSDPRLARSLPAPKPEGGLHSSPAGPSGSKGSGPPPAEEEEGERALREKAVNIPLDPLPGHPLRDPRSQLQQFSHIKKDVTLSKPSFARTVLWNPEDLIPLPVPKQDIVPPVPAALQAMPALDPRLHRASTVGPSNPRQRSGTSTDPGSSGSSLPDFELLSRILKTVSATGPSAAPGPSDKPSDPRVRKAPADPRLQKPADSAAPSRAAKPGSAEAPPPAASPSGESSPPATAPYDPRVLAAGGLGQGSGSGQSSVLSGISLYDPRTPNAGGKAAEPAADGAAQPKGAEGNGKSSAAKAKEPPFVRKSALEQPEPGKAGADGGSSTATDRYNSYNRPRPKAAAAPAAGTPPPEGAPPQPQPGVHNLPVPTLFGTVKQAPKTGSSSPFAGNSPAREGEQDAGSLKDVFKGFDPTASPFCQ, from the exons ATGTCTTACAATGGGTTGGGATG GGAAGATGGTGAGTTGGAAGAAGGTGAACTGGAGGATGATGGGGCAGAGGAGACCCAGGACACCCCTGGAGGCCCTGAGAGGAGCCGGAAAGAAAAAGGGGAGAAGCACCACAGCGATTCGGACGAGGAAAAGTCTCACAGGAGGCTGAAACGGAAGCGGAAGAAAGAgcgggagaaagagaagagaagatcGAAAAAGAGGAGGAAATCTAAGCACAAG CGCCATGCATCCTCCAGCGATGATTTCTCCGACTTCTCTGATGACTCCGATTTCAGCCCCAGCGAGAAGGGGCACCGCAAGTACAGAGAGTACAGCCCCCCGTACGTGCCG tcccaccagcagtaccCCCCGTCACACAGCACGTCCCTGCCCAAGAAGTCCTACTCCAAGATGGACAGCAAAGGCTACGGCATGTACGACGACTATGATAACGAGCAGTACGGGGAGTATGAGGGCGACGAGGAAGAGGATATGGGCAAGGAGGACTACGACGACTTCACCAAAGAGCTGAACCAGTACCGGCGTGCCAAGGAGGGCAGCAGTCGGGGCCGAG GCGTTCACTTTCTGAATCACCGTGCAGGCAGTCGAGGCCGTGGCAGGGGCTACCGGGGCCGAGGAAGCCGCGGAGGGTCTCGGGGCCGAGGCATGGGCCGGGGCGGCCgaggcaggggcagaggctcCATGGGAGACCACCCAGAAGACGAAGACGACTTTTATGAAGATGAGATGGAT TATGGAGAAAGTGAGGAGCCAATGGGAGACGAGGATTACGACGACTATTCCAAGGAGCTAAACCAGTACCGCCGGTCCAAGGATAGCCGAGGACGAG GGTTAAATCGAGGCCGTGGCCGGGGTTCCCGAGGCCGAGGCAAAGGGATGGGCCGTGGCCGAGGTCGAGGTGGCAGCCGAGGAGGGATGAACAAGGGCGGGATGAACGATGATGACGACTTCTATGATGATGACATGGGC GATGGCGGCGGAAGCTACCGGAGCCGTGACCATGACAAGCCCCATCAACAGTCTGACAAGAAAGGCAAAGTCATCTGCAAATACTTCGTGGAGGGACGGTGCACATGG GGAGACCACTGTAACTTCAGCCATGACATCGAGCTACCAAAGAAGCGAGAGCTGTGCAAGTTTTACATCACCGGGTTTTGTGCCAAAGCCGAGAACTGCCCCTACATGCACG GCGATTTTCCGTGTAAGTTATACCACACGACTGGGAACTGCATCAATGGTGACGACTGCATGTTTTCCCACGACCCTCTGACCGAGGAGACAAGAGAGCTCTTGGATAAG ATGTTGGCTGACGATGCGGAAGCGGGCGCCGAGGACGAGAAGGAAGTTGAGGAACTGAAGAAGCAGGGCATCAACCCCCTGCCCAAACCACCCCCCGGGGtgggcctcctgcccactccgcctcggccccccggcccccctgcccccacctctcccaACGGCAGGCCCATGCAGggcggccccccgcccccacccccacctcctcctccgccCCCCGGACCCCCGCAGATGCCCATGCCAGTGCACGAGCCGCTGTCcccccagcagctgcagcagcagcaggacatGTACAACAAGAAGATCCCCTCCTTGTTTGAGATCGTGGTACGGCCCACAGGACAGCTGGCTGAGAAGCTGGGTGTGAG GTTCCCTGGACCTGGAGGACCCCCCGGGCCGATGGGCCCTGGGCCCAATATGGGACCCCCGGGGCCAATGGGGGGCCCAATGCATCCCGACATGCACCCCGACATGCACCCGGACATGCATCCCGACATGCACCCCGACATGCACCCCGACATGCCGATGGGCCCTGGCATGAACCCTGGCCCGCCCATGGGACCTGGTGGCCCCCCAATGATGCCTTATGGCCCTGGAGACTCCCCGCATTCTGGAATGATGCCCCCCATCCCACCAGCCCAGAACTTCTATGAGAACTTTTACCAGCAGCAGGAAGGCATGGAGATGGAGCCGGGACTCATGGGGGACGCAG AGGACTACGGGCACTACGAAGAGCTGCCGGGGGAGCCTGGGGAGCACCTCTTCCCCGAGCACCCTCTGGAGCCCGACAGCTTCTCTGAGGGAGGGCCCGCAGGCCGGCCGAAGCCGGGCGCCGGTGTCCCCGACTTCCTGCCCTCAGCCCAGAGGGCCCTGTACCTGAGGATCcagcagaagcagcaggaggaggaggagagagcgaGGAGGCTGGCTGAGAGCAGCAAGCAGGACCGGGAGAATGAGGAAG GTGACACTGGGAACTGGTACTCAAGTGACGAGGACGACGGTGGGAGCAGCGTCACCTCCATCCTTAAGACCCTCAGGCAGCAGACGTCCAACCGACCCCCGGCTTCTGTCGGGGAGCTGAGCAGCAGTGGGCTGGGGGATCCCCGCCTCCAGAAGGGACACCCCACAGGAGGCCGGCTGGCTGACCCCCGCCTCAGCCGGGACCCCAGGCTCACCCGCCACACTGAGGCCTCCAGCGGGTCAGGCCCCGGCGACACGGGGCCCTCCGACCCTCGGCTGGCTCgctccctgcctgcccctaaGCCCGAAGGCGGCCTTCATTCCAGCCCCGCGGGCCCCAGCGGCTCCAAGGGGTCTGGGCCACCCCCtgcagaagaggaggaaggggagcggGCCCTGCGGGAGAAGGCCGTGAACATTCCCCTGGACCCCCTCCCCGGGCACCCGCTGCGGGACCCGCGGTCGCAGCTGCAGCAGTTCAGCCACATCAAGAAGGATGTGACCCTGAGCAAGCCGAGCTTCGCCCGCACCGTGCTGTGGAACCCCGAGGACCTGATCCCCCTGCCCGTCCCCAAGCAGGATATCGTGCCCCCCGTCCCTGCGGCCTTGCAGGCCATGCCTGCCCTGGACCCCAGGCTGCATCGGGCCTCCACTGTGGGTCCCTCCAACCCCCGACAGCGCTCAGGCACCTCCACGGACCCCGGCTCATCCGGCTCCAGCCTGCCTGACTTCGAGCTCCTCTCTCGAATCCTCAAGACTGTCAGTGCCACTGGCCCCTCTGCTGCCCCCGGCCCCAGCGACAAGCCCAGCGACCCCCGGGTGCGGAAGGCGCCCGCTGACCCTCGGCTGCAGAAACCAGCAGACTCTGCCGCCCCCTCCCGCGCCGCCAAGCCTGGCTCTGCCGAAGCGCCCCCTCCAGCCGCCAGCCCCAGTGGGGAGTCCTCTCCCCCGGCCACCGCCCCCTATGACCCCCGCGTGCTGGCGGCTggtgggctgggccagggcagcgggAGCGGGCAGAGCAGCGTGCTGAGCGGCATCAGCCTCTACGACCCCAGGACTCCCAATGCAGGTGGTAAAGCTGCAGAGCCTGCTGCCGACGGGGCTGCCCAGCCCAAGGGCGCCGAGGGCAACGGCAAGAGCTCGGCGGCCAAGGCCAAGGAGCCCCCGTTTGTCCGGAAGTCTGCCCTGGAACAGCCCGAACCAGGGAAGGCCGGTGCGGACGGGGGCTCCAGCACAGCCACGGACCGATACAACAGCTACAACCGGCCCCGGCCCAAGGCTgctgccgcccccgccgccggcACCCCCCCTCCAGAGGGCgcgccaccccagccccagcccggcgTGCACAACCTGCCAGTGCCCACCCTCTTCGGGACCGTGAAGCAGGCGCCGAAGACGGGCTCCAGTAGCCCGTTCGCTGGCAACAGCCCCGCCCGAGAGGGCGAGCAGGACGCGGGGTCCCTGAAGGATGTTTTTAAAGGCTTTGACCCCACCGCCTCCCCCTTTTGCCAGTAG